A genomic segment from Micropterus dolomieu isolate WLL.071019.BEF.003 ecotype Adirondacks linkage group LG03, ASM2129224v1, whole genome shotgun sequence encodes:
- the ccne2 gene encoding G1/S-specific cyclin-E2 isoform X1, translated as MRSRQRQAYADIRIGAGATADAFIHSAPRRRAINTFDTMSRRSGRTTLQTRDSNAPEPTVRAPLKKRKSEPSKKKLQPAAKKQSYEIQKCWSEDGASPCVLIETPHKELEPADPSSFKQYTFKNLFIKASPIPRLSWASSDDVWIKMLNKELKYVHDKSYLQRHPKLQPKMRAILLDWLLEVSEVYSLHRQTTYLAQDYFDRFMLTQENVNKDYLQLIGITALFIASKIEEIYPPKIYEFAYVTDGACDMWDIQRTELHVLKALDWNLCPETPISWLKLYSQVEAQTDGENFLVPQFSQETYIQITQLLDLCMMDINSLDYSYSVLAAAAFCHFSTFDVVHKVSGLTWESVAPCVRWMSPFMDTLRTEATPQLKSFAKVKADDRHNIQTHVAYLDLLRKSQQRRLDNSDCQLSPVAPGTMLTPPSSTEKPANP; from the exons ATGCGCAGTAGGCAGCGGCAGGCTTATGCGGATATAAGGATTGGCGCCGGCGCCACAGCTgatgcattcattcattcagcaccGAGGAG AAGAGCCATAAATACATTCGACACAATGTCCAGACGCAG cgGTCGCACCACTTTGCAAACCAGAGACTCAAACGCACCTGAACCGACTGTCCGAGCCCCACTGAAGAAGAGAAAGTCAGAG CCATCCAAGAAGAAACTACAACCTGCCGCCAAGAAACAAAGCTATGAAATACAG AAGTGTTGGTCGGAGGATGGCGCGAGTCCATGTGTCCTCATCGAAACTCCCCACAAAGAGCTGGAGCCTGCAGATCCATCCAGCTTCAAGCAGTACACATTTAAGAACCTCTTCATCAAGGCCTCCCCCATTCCCCGCCTCAG CTGGGCCAGTTCGGACGACGTGTGGATCAAAATGCTCAACAAAGAGCTGAAGTACGTTCATGACAAGAGCTACCTGCAGCGGCATCCCAAACTGCAGCCCAAGATGAGAGCGATCCTGCTGGACTGGCTGCTCGAG gTAAGTGAGGTGTACAGCCTCCACCGGCAGACAACCTACCTCGCCCAGGACTACTTCGACCGCTTCATGCTGACTCAGGAAAATGTCAACAAAGACTACCTGCAGCTCATCGGAATCACGGCGCTCTTCATCGCCTCCAAGATAGAG GAAATCTATCCTCCCAAAATCTACGAGTTTGCCTACGTCACAGATGGAGCCTGCGACATGTGGGACATCCAGCGCACAGAGCTGCACGTCCTGAAG GCGTTGGACTGGAATCTGTGTCCGGAGACGCCCATCTCCTGGCTGAAGCTGTACTCTCAGGTCGAAGCCCAGACGGACGGAGAGAACTTCCTGGTGCCACAGTTCTCACAAGAAACGTACATCCAGATCACACAG CTGTTGGATCTGTGTATGATGGACATCAACTCGTTGGACTACAGCTACAGTGTTCTTGCTGCAGCGGCCTTCTGCCACTTCTCCACGTTTGACGTTGTTCATAAAGTCTCgg GCCTGACGTGGGAGAGCGTGGCTCCTTGCGTCCGGTGGATGAGTCCCTTCATGGACACGCTGCGAACAGAAGCCACACCTCAACTCAAGAGCTTCGCCAAAGTCAAAGCTGACGACAGACACAACATCCAGACACACGTGGCTTACCTGGACCTGCTG AGAAAATCTCAGCAGCGTCGGCTTGACAACTCCGACTGCCAGCTGTCGCCTGTGGCCCCGGGAACAATGCTGACTCCGCccagcagcacagagaaaccAGCCAATCCTTGA
- the ccne2 gene encoding G1/S-specific cyclin-E2 isoform X2, whose translation MRSRQRQAYADIRIGAGATADAFIHSAPRRRAINTFDTMSRRSGRTTLQTRDSNAPEPTVRAPLKKRKSEPSKKKLQPAAKKQSYEIQCWSEDGASPCVLIETPHKELEPADPSSFKQYTFKNLFIKASPIPRLSWASSDDVWIKMLNKELKYVHDKSYLQRHPKLQPKMRAILLDWLLEVSEVYSLHRQTTYLAQDYFDRFMLTQENVNKDYLQLIGITALFIASKIEEIYPPKIYEFAYVTDGACDMWDIQRTELHVLKALDWNLCPETPISWLKLYSQVEAQTDGENFLVPQFSQETYIQITQLLDLCMMDINSLDYSYSVLAAAAFCHFSTFDVVHKVSGLTWESVAPCVRWMSPFMDTLRTEATPQLKSFAKVKADDRHNIQTHVAYLDLLRKSQQRRLDNSDCQLSPVAPGTMLTPPSSTEKPANP comes from the exons ATGCGCAGTAGGCAGCGGCAGGCTTATGCGGATATAAGGATTGGCGCCGGCGCCACAGCTgatgcattcattcattcagcaccGAGGAG AAGAGCCATAAATACATTCGACACAATGTCCAGACGCAG cgGTCGCACCACTTTGCAAACCAGAGACTCAAACGCACCTGAACCGACTGTCCGAGCCCCACTGAAGAAGAGAAAGTCAGAG CCATCCAAGAAGAAACTACAACCTGCCGCCAAGAAACAAAGCTATGAAATACAG TGTTGGTCGGAGGATGGCGCGAGTCCATGTGTCCTCATCGAAACTCCCCACAAAGAGCTGGAGCCTGCAGATCCATCCAGCTTCAAGCAGTACACATTTAAGAACCTCTTCATCAAGGCCTCCCCCATTCCCCGCCTCAG CTGGGCCAGTTCGGACGACGTGTGGATCAAAATGCTCAACAAAGAGCTGAAGTACGTTCATGACAAGAGCTACCTGCAGCGGCATCCCAAACTGCAGCCCAAGATGAGAGCGATCCTGCTGGACTGGCTGCTCGAG gTAAGTGAGGTGTACAGCCTCCACCGGCAGACAACCTACCTCGCCCAGGACTACTTCGACCGCTTCATGCTGACTCAGGAAAATGTCAACAAAGACTACCTGCAGCTCATCGGAATCACGGCGCTCTTCATCGCCTCCAAGATAGAG GAAATCTATCCTCCCAAAATCTACGAGTTTGCCTACGTCACAGATGGAGCCTGCGACATGTGGGACATCCAGCGCACAGAGCTGCACGTCCTGAAG GCGTTGGACTGGAATCTGTGTCCGGAGACGCCCATCTCCTGGCTGAAGCTGTACTCTCAGGTCGAAGCCCAGACGGACGGAGAGAACTTCCTGGTGCCACAGTTCTCACAAGAAACGTACATCCAGATCACACAG CTGTTGGATCTGTGTATGATGGACATCAACTCGTTGGACTACAGCTACAGTGTTCTTGCTGCAGCGGCCTTCTGCCACTTCTCCACGTTTGACGTTGTTCATAAAGTCTCgg GCCTGACGTGGGAGAGCGTGGCTCCTTGCGTCCGGTGGATGAGTCCCTTCATGGACACGCTGCGAACAGAAGCCACACCTCAACTCAAGAGCTTCGCCAAAGTCAAAGCTGACGACAGACACAACATCCAGACACACGTGGCTTACCTGGACCTGCTG AGAAAATCTCAGCAGCGTCGGCTTGACAACTCCGACTGCCAGCTGTCGCCTGTGGCCCCGGGAACAATGCTGACTCCGCccagcagcacagagaaaccAGCCAATCCTTGA